A window from Peromyscus eremicus chromosome 5, PerEre_H2_v1, whole genome shotgun sequence encodes these proteins:
- the LOC131910247 gene encoding histone H3.3A-like, which produces MACTKQTARKSTGGKAPRKQLASKAARKSAPSTGGVKKPHRYRPGTVALREIRRYQKSTELLIRKLPFQRLVLEIAQDFKTDLCFQSAAIGALQEASEAYLVGLFEDTNLCAIHAKRVTIMPKDNQLARRIRGERA; this is translated from the coding sequence ATGGCTTGTACAAAGCAGACTGCCCGCAAATCCACCGGTGGTAAAGCACCCAGGAAACAACTGGCTTCTAAAGCCGCTCGCAAGAGTGCGCCCTCTACTGGAGGGGTGAAGAAACCTCATCGTTACAGGCCTGGTACTGTGGCACTCCGTGAAATCAGACGTTATCAGAAGTCCACTGAACTTCTGATTCGCAAGCTCCCCTTCCAGCGTCTGGTGCTAGAAATTGCTCAGGACTTCaaaacagatctgtgcttccagAGTGCAGCTATTGGTGCTTTGCAGGAGGCAAGTGAGGCCTATCTGGTTGGCCTTTTTGAAGATACCAACCTGTGTGCTATCCATGCCAAACGTGTAACAATTATGCCAAAAGATAACCAGCTAGCACGCCGCATACGCGGAGAACGTGCTTAA